The following coding sequences lie in one Synechococcus sp. PCC 7336 genomic window:
- a CDS encoding type II secretion system F family protein → MPQFKVLGLQAGRPVSRTIKATSLAEARASLRRSGVYVRDISEVKRGFDLGQLELSMGSIEVRDKAVFSRQFAALINAGVSMVRSLTIMTEQTDNPKMRKYLTSVKSEVESGKNLSDAIRPYPDAFDGLYCAMVQAGEVGGVLDEVLQRLAKLLEDVDRLQRQIKSAMTYPVTVLVLAVLVFLGMVIFILPTFESIYEELGGELPAFTQFFLTLSEFLRSPIVIVGTIVMIVAGTFAFKQFYRTPAGRESVDALMLKLPLFGDLIRKSSVARFCRTFGSLSRSGVPVLTSLEIVRDTAGNRVIANAVDSSRTAIAAGNPIAPALGRAKVFPVMAVQMISVGEETGELDQMLEKTAEFYELEVEQAVKSLTSLMEPIMIAVLGGMVGTIIVAMYLPMFNLFELVG, encoded by the coding sequence ATGCCACAGTTTAAAGTGCTGGGATTGCAGGCGGGACGACCCGTGTCTCGCACCATCAAGGCCACATCGCTTGCAGAAGCCCGCGCCTCTTTGCGCCGCAGTGGCGTTTACGTTCGCGATATTAGCGAAGTGAAGAGAGGGTTTGACCTCGGCCAGCTCGAATTGTCGATGGGCAGTATTGAAGTTCGGGACAAAGCAGTCTTTTCGCGGCAGTTTGCAGCCTTGATCAATGCGGGGGTTTCGATGGTGCGATCGCTCACCATCATGACCGAGCAAACCGACAATCCCAAAATGAGGAAATACTTGACCTCGGTAAAATCCGAGGTCGAATCGGGCAAAAATCTCTCCGACGCGATTCGCCCCTATCCCGATGCCTTTGACGGCCTCTACTGCGCTATGGTGCAGGCGGGCGAAGTGGGGGGGGTCTTGGATGAGGTGCTGCAACGCTTGGCCAAGTTGCTAGAAGATGTGGATCGGTTGCAGCGTCAGATTAAGTCAGCCATGACCTACCCCGTGACGGTCTTGGTGTTGGCCGTTCTGGTCTTCCTCGGTATGGTGATTTTCATTTTGCCGACATTTGAAAGTATTTACGAAGAATTGGGTGGAGAATTGCCAGCCTTTACTCAGTTTTTCTTGACCTTGAGTGAGTTTTTACGATCGCCAATCGTGATTGTAGGCACGATTGTAATGATTGTTGCCGGTACGTTTGCCTTCAAGCAGTTCTATCGCACCCCTGCCGGTCGCGAAAGTGTCGATGCTTTAATGCTGAAGTTGCCCCTATTTGGAGATTTGATTCGCAAGAGCTCGGTGGCCCGTTTCTGCCGCACCTTCGGCTCGCTCTCCCGCTCGGGTGTGCCGGTGCTCACCAGTTTAGAAATTGTTAGAGATACAGCGGGAAATCGCGTCATTGCCAATGCTGTGGACTCTTCCCGCACCGCGATCGCGGCAGGCAATCCAATTGCTCCTGCTTTAGGTAGGGCCAAGGTCTTTCCTGTCATGGCCGTACAGATGATTAGCGTTGGGGAAGAAACGGGAGAATTGGATCAAATGTTAGAGAAAACCGCCGAATTTTACGAGTTGGAAGTGGAACAGGCGGTAAAATCTTTAACCAGTTTGATGGAGCCGATTATGATTGCTGTCTTAGGCGGTATGGTGGGCACCATCATTGTGGCGATGTACCTACCGATGTTCAATCTGTTCGAGCTGGTTGGCTAA
- a CDS encoding PilT/PilU family type 4a pilus ATPase has product MMMIEDLMELTVQKGGSDLHLSAGLPPYIRVSGHLEPTEDEPLTPEEVQKLIFSMLNNTQRKNLEQNWELDCSYGVRGIGRFRVNVYKDRGTYAAALRALSSDIPDIDKLGLPDIVKETAQRPRGLLLVTGPTGSGKSTTLASMINYINQTRAEHILTVEDPIEYVYESDKSIIHQRQLGEDTRSFANALKAALREDPDVILVGELRDLETIQLAISAAETGHLVFGTLHTSSAAQTVDRMVDVFSPEQQQQIRVQLSNSLIGVFAQTLVPRLNPRPGEFGRVLAQELMLVTPAIANLMREGKTSQIYSAIQTGGKLGMQTLERVLADLYHQGKISFDNALAKTSRPDELARMLGGPKGNAAAQANGRAQPTAARIR; this is encoded by the coding sequence ATGATGATGATTGAAGATTTGATGGAGTTGACCGTTCAAAAAGGCGGCTCCGACCTACATCTTTCAGCGGGGTTGCCCCCTTATATTCGCGTCAGCGGCCATTTGGAGCCGACGGAGGACGAGCCCCTCACTCCCGAAGAGGTACAAAAGCTAATTTTCAGTATGTTGAACAATACTCAGCGGAAAAACCTAGAGCAAAACTGGGAGCTGGATTGTTCTTATGGCGTGCGAGGAATTGGCCGCTTTCGGGTCAATGTTTACAAAGATCGCGGCACCTACGCTGCAGCATTGCGGGCACTGTCGTCGGATATTCCCGATATTGATAAATTGGGTTTGCCAGATATTGTCAAGGAAACCGCTCAGCGCCCTCGCGGCCTTTTGCTCGTGACGGGGCCGACAGGATCGGGAAAATCCACCACACTGGCTTCAATGATTAACTATATCAATCAGACGCGAGCCGAGCACATTCTCACGGTGGAAGATCCCATTGAATATGTCTATGAATCGGATAAGAGTATCATTCACCAACGCCAATTGGGAGAAGATACTCGCAGTTTTGCCAATGCGCTCAAGGCTGCTTTGCGGGAAGATCCCGATGTGATTCTGGTGGGTGAATTGCGGGACTTGGAAACGATTCAGCTAGCGATTTCGGCAGCAGAAACCGGTCACTTGGTATTCGGTACGCTGCATACGTCTTCCGCAGCCCAGACAGTCGACCGGATGGTGGATGTGTTTTCACCCGAGCAACAGCAGCAGATCCGAGTGCAGCTCTCGAACTCGCTGATCGGAGTATTTGCTCAGACCCTCGTGCCCAGGCTCAATCCGAGACCGGGGGAATTCGGTCGCGTGTTGGCGCAAGAGCTCATGTTGGTCACTCCAGCGATCGCCAACTTGATGCGAGAGGGGAAAACCTCCCAGATTTACTCTGCCATTCAAACGGGCGGCAAGCTGGGTATGCAAACTCTGGAAAGAGTACTGGCGGATCTATACCACCAGGGCAAAATTTCTTTCGATAACGCGCTGGCCAAAACCTCTCGGCCTGACGAACTCGCCAGGATGCTGGGCGGCCCCAAAGGCAATGCTGCCGCCCAAGCGAATGGCCGCGCCCAGCCAACGGCAGCTCGCATTCGCTAA
- a CDS encoding GspE/PulE family protein, whose translation MNTSSRRALVVSQTSVTPFGRKLVQMGIADNAQIQAAFETYRETGRDLVSVVSEMTGRELTPELQRLYKRQELFELKVIYGFPCLDLALEPAALEQVMALQETLLPVDVCNRYQMCPISQEGDVVTVAMTNPENLRALDDLNRRLRLQGLKLKRVVFGVGDFTQLLDDCLNQQAQSLASNNKLQDEEGYDDFYDDDDDDREESGEEEFDEEEIEVTGRLEDIDLDIEGLDDAVEEEGESLEAALRSAEGAPVIKLANQVMVKALKEGVSDIHIEPQEQYLRIRFRKDGVLRKGFDNLPKQIIPALTTRFKILAELDIAERRQPQDGRIRRMFKRRRIDFRVNTLPSRYGEKIVMRILDNSSTKLGLDVLISDPDVLAGVRDVIHRPFGLILVTGPTGSGKTTTLYSALAELNSPGINISTAEDPIEYSLKGTTQVQVIREKGMNFANILRAFLRQDPDVILVGETRDVETAKTAIEASLTGHLVLTTLHTNDAPGAIVRLTEMGVESFNISSALLGVLAQRLMRRVCGECKRPYHPSPEELARYGLVTVGSTEQITFFRANALTPPEIREARKAKTLCPKCKGVGYKGRVGVYEFMRMSDEIAKLINQGAPTEKLKEAAVEAGMDTLLTYSLKLVQQGMTTLDEVNRVVLTDKALESERKQRAKETGSCRSCGGELHVEWVTCPYCLTPRFDPVAEESDSPAGENPGFEHGHGFEQSSEPEAALAETS comes from the coding sequence ATGAATACCTCTTCTCGTCGTGCCCTAGTCGTGAGCCAAACCAGCGTCACTCCCTTCGGACGCAAACTGGTTCAGATGGGAATTGCCGATAACGCTCAAATTCAGGCTGCTTTCGAGACCTATCGCGAAACGGGTCGAGATCTGGTTTCAGTGGTCAGCGAGATGACGGGTCGAGAACTGACCCCCGAACTGCAGCGCCTGTATAAGCGGCAAGAACTGTTCGAACTCAAAGTGATTTATGGGTTCCCTTGCCTAGATTTAGCGTTAGAGCCTGCCGCTCTGGAGCAGGTCATGGCCTTGCAGGAGACTCTGTTACCGGTAGACGTCTGCAATCGCTACCAGATGTGTCCCATTTCCCAAGAGGGGGATGTGGTGACCGTGGCGATGACAAACCCCGAAAACCTGCGCGCCCTCGACGATCTCAACCGCCGCTTGCGGCTGCAAGGGCTGAAATTAAAGCGGGTGGTCTTTGGGGTCGGCGACTTCACCCAGCTTTTGGACGATTGTTTGAACCAGCAGGCACAGTCGCTGGCGAGCAACAATAAGCTGCAAGATGAAGAAGGGTACGACGATTTCTACGATGACGACGATGACGATCGTGAGGAATCTGGGGAAGAAGAGTTTGATGAGGAAGAGATCGAAGTTACCGGTCGATTGGAAGATATCGATCTGGATATTGAAGGGTTAGACGATGCCGTTGAAGAGGAAGGAGAATCGCTAGAGGCAGCACTGCGCAGTGCTGAAGGTGCGCCAGTCATTAAGTTGGCCAACCAGGTGATGGTGAAGGCCCTCAAAGAGGGGGTCTCGGACATTCACATCGAACCCCAAGAACAGTACCTGCGCATTCGCTTTCGGAAGGATGGCGTATTGCGCAAAGGGTTTGACAACCTGCCCAAGCAAATTATTCCCGCGCTGACCACCCGCTTCAAAATTTTGGCTGAGCTGGATATTGCCGAGCGCCGCCAGCCTCAAGATGGTCGCATTCGTCGCATGTTCAAGCGCCGTCGGATCGATTTTCGCGTTAATACCCTTCCCTCCCGCTATGGCGAAAAAATCGTCATGCGGATTTTGGATAACTCCTCCACCAAATTGGGATTGGATGTCCTCATTAGCGATCCCGATGTGCTGGCTGGGGTGCGAGATGTGATCCACCGACCCTTCGGGCTCATTTTGGTGACGGGGCCGACGGGGTCTGGGAAAACCACCACCCTCTACTCGGCTTTAGCAGAACTGAACAGCCCCGGCATTAACATCAGCACGGCAGAAGACCCGATTGAATACTCCCTCAAAGGCACGACACAGGTGCAGGTGATCCGCGAAAAAGGTATGAACTTTGCCAATATTTTGCGAGCATTTCTGCGGCAAGACCCGGATGTGATTCTGGTGGGGGAGACCCGCGATGTCGAAACGGCGAAAACTGCGATTGAGGCGTCGCTGACGGGTCACTTGGTTTTGACCACATTGCATACCAATGACGCACCTGGGGCGATCGTGCGCCTGACAGAAATGGGGGTGGAGTCGTTTAACATCTCTAGTGCTTTATTGGGGGTGTTGGCTCAGCGTCTCATGCGCCGGGTTTGTGGCGAGTGCAAGCGCCCCTATCATCCCTCCCCTGAGGAACTCGCCCGTTACGGTTTGGTCACGGTTGGAAGTACGGAGCAGATTACGTTCTTCCGTGCGAATGCCCTCACCCCCCCTGAAATTCGGGAGGCTCGAAAAGCAAAAACATTGTGCCCCAAGTGCAAAGGGGTCGGTTACAAGGGCCGGGTAGGTGTGTACGAGTTCATGCGTATGAGTGATGAGATTGCCAAGCTAATCAACCAAGGAGCCCCGACGGAGAAACTCAAGGAGGCTGCTGTAGAAGCCGGTATGGATACGCTCCTGACCTACAGCCTCAAACTGGTTCAGCAGGGGATGACCACTTTAGATGAAGTCAATCGAGTGGTGCTGACGGATAAGGCCCTGGAGTCAGAACGCAAGCAGCGGGCCAAGGAAACGGGTTCTTGCCGTAGCTGTGGTGGCGAACTGCATGTCGAATGGGTGACTTGTCCCTATTGTTTGACGCCACGCTTTGACCCTGTGGCGGAAGAATCGGATAGCCCAGCAGGTGAAAATCCCGGTTTCGAGCATGGACACGGATTTGAGCAGAGTTCAGAGCCCGAGGCTGCTTTGGCCGAAACTAGCTGA
- a CDS encoding nucleoside 2-deoxyribosyltransferase encodes MNSPESLIDFYIAGPLFNIYEQVFQQQIETAIAELGSTFLPQRDCPQDEEKIFSACIDAVDRSRYVIANLSGIDVDSGTAFEVGYAYAKGIPVFAIRSEIAVQLPDRTIFPNVMLRDSVKVLAASIEELVDAIQSELDAIDSGEAG; translated from the coding sequence TTGAATTCACCAGAATCCCTCATAGACTTTTATATTGCCGGACCGCTGTTCAATATTTACGAACAGGTGTTTCAACAGCAAATCGAAACGGCGATCGCCGAGCTGGGCAGCACCTTTTTGCCCCAGCGGGATTGCCCCCAAGACGAAGAAAAAATCTTTTCTGCCTGCATTGATGCCGTGGATCGAAGCCGCTACGTCATTGCCAACCTATCCGGTATAGATGTGGACTCTGGAACAGCTTTTGAGGTGGGATATGCCTATGCTAAAGGTATTCCAGTGTTCGCGATCCGCTCGGAAATTGCCGTTCAATTGCCCGATCGCACCATCTTCCCCAACGTCATGCTGCGGGATTCTGTTAAAGTCTTGGCCGCGTCGATCGAGGAGCTGGTGGATGCGATTCAATCGGAACTAGATGCGATTGACTCAGGTGAGGCAGGCTAA
- the recA gene encoding recombinase RecA has protein sequence MPRNSSQSSNGKEAAAKEQALDRVLGQIERNFGKGAIMRLGDASQMRVETVSSGPLTLDLALGGGFPKGRVVEIYGPESSGKTSIALHAVAEVQKVGGIAAFVDAEHALDPTYAAALGVDVENLLVAQPDTGEAGLEIVDQLVRSAAVDIVVVDSVAALVPRAEIEGEMGDSHVGLQARLMSQALRKITGNIGKTGCIVVFLNQLRSKIGGMGYGPQETTTGGNALKFYASVRLDIRRIQTLKKGNEEYGIRARVKVAKNKVAPPFRRAEFDIIFGKGVSNTGCILDLAEETGLVERKGSWYSYNGDNVAQGRDNAIVYFDRNPEIRTEIDLKLREQLSMGVAVSANTVAAETADPEGETDGN, from the coding sequence ATGCCCCGAAACTCTTCTCAATCCAGCAATGGCAAAGAAGCGGCTGCTAAGGAGCAAGCGCTGGATCGAGTACTCGGCCAGATCGAACGCAATTTTGGCAAAGGGGCCATTATGCGTTTGGGAGATGCCTCCCAAATGCGGGTGGAGACGGTTTCTAGCGGACCCCTCACCCTCGATCTAGCCTTAGGAGGGGGATTTCCCAAAGGGCGAGTCGTGGAAATTTATGGCCCCGAGTCGTCGGGGAAGACTTCGATTGCCTTACATGCGGTGGCGGAGGTGCAAAAAGTGGGAGGGATCGCGGCATTTGTGGATGCCGAACATGCCCTCGATCCCACCTACGCGGCAGCCTTAGGTGTCGATGTCGAAAATCTGCTAGTTGCTCAGCCCGACACCGGCGAAGCGGGCTTAGAGATTGTGGACCAATTGGTGCGGTCTGCTGCAGTGGATATTGTGGTTGTCGATTCGGTCGCGGCTCTGGTTCCCCGGGCCGAGATTGAAGGGGAAATGGGGGATTCTCATGTGGGATTGCAAGCCCGCTTGATGAGTCAAGCGTTGCGCAAAATCACTGGCAATATTGGCAAGACGGGCTGTATCGTGGTGTTCCTCAACCAGTTGCGCTCCAAGATTGGCGGCATGGGCTACGGTCCCCAAGAAACCACCACCGGCGGCAATGCTCTCAAGTTCTATGCCTCGGTCCGCTTAGATATTCGCCGCATTCAAACCTTGAAGAAGGGGAACGAAGAATATGGCATTCGGGCTCGGGTAAAAGTGGCGAAGAATAAGGTTGCTCCCCCCTTCCGTCGGGCGGAGTTCGATATTATTTTTGGTAAGGGAGTTTCCAATACTGGCTGTATCCTCGACTTGGCTGAGGAAACGGGGTTAGTGGAGCGCAAGGGCTCTTGGTATAGCTACAACGGCGATAATGTGGCCCAAGGGCGCGATAACGCCATTGTGTACTTCGATCGCAATCCCGAAATTCGCACCGAGATCGATCTAAAATTGCGCGAACAGCTCTCGATGGGGGTTGCGGTTTCAGCTAACACAGTCGCTGCTGAGACCGCAGATCCAGAAGGGGAAACGGATGGCAATTAA
- the tsaE gene encoding tRNA (adenosine(37)-N6)-threonylcarbamoyltransferase complex ATPase subunit type 1 TsaE gives MSQSPSGDRPLTLTSPQATQTLAYLLGKSATAGSVLLLEGNLGGGKTTFVQGLGKGLGIEDAILSPTFTLVQEYWEGRLPLFHCDLYRLTPEAVYDLSLDELWVGEGVMAIEWPDRLPELPPEWLRLRLEVVDETRRLASASASGDRHYHWWQQTVRQFASSHPNSQ, from the coding sequence ATGTCTCAGTCTCCCAGCGGCGATCGCCCCCTCACCCTGACATCCCCTCAAGCCACCCAAACCCTGGCGTATCTGCTGGGCAAAAGTGCCACGGCTGGCTCGGTACTATTGCTAGAAGGGAATTTAGGCGGTGGTAAGACCACTTTCGTGCAAGGGTTAGGAAAAGGATTGGGCATTGAGGATGCGATCCTAAGTCCTACATTCACGCTCGTTCAAGAGTATTGGGAAGGGCGCTTACCCTTATTCCACTGCGATCTCTATCGACTGACCCCCGAGGCCGTCTATGACTTGAGCTTGGATGAGTTGTGGGTAGGGGAAGGGGTGATGGCGATTGAATGGCCCGATCGCCTGCCCGAACTGCCGCCGGAGTGGCTGCGGTTGAGATTAGAAGTAGTCGACGAGACGAGACGTCTGGCTAGCGCTAGTGCTAGCGGCGATCGCCACTATCACTGGTGGCAGCAAACGGTTCGACAGTTTGCATCGAGTCATCCAAACTCTCAATAA
- a CDS encoding HAD family hydrolase: MAAPPHILALDFDGVLLDGLPEYFQTAWRAYCQIWQPREVIPPAGVADRFYRLRPVIETGWEMPVLVRAIVTGIPDDAVLADWPSVLQSRVAREELDRVVLARAVDGIRDRWIASDLEGWLASQRFYPGAIARLEQLLASEVEIYIVSTKEGRFIHKLSSQAGIELPRDRIFGKEIGQPKYETLRQLLQASGNLPSSCLWFVEDRLKALRLVQQQPDLQNVGLFLATWGYNTERDRQAIGGDRFIHLLSLNCFRQSLSHWPIEPNCSQPHKSL, translated from the coding sequence ATGGCAGCACCGCCGCACATACTCGCCCTAGACTTCGATGGCGTTCTGCTCGACGGCCTACCAGAATATTTTCAAACTGCTTGGCGAGCCTATTGCCAAATTTGGCAGCCCCGAGAGGTTATTCCTCCCGCTGGGGTGGCCGATCGCTTTTATCGCCTGCGCCCGGTCATCGAAACGGGCTGGGAAATGCCTGTATTGGTGCGTGCCATTGTGACAGGTATCCCTGACGATGCTGTGCTGGCGGATTGGCCATCAGTATTGCAGTCCAGAGTGGCCAGGGAAGAACTCGATCGCGTCGTCCTCGCCCGAGCGGTAGACGGCATCCGCGATCGCTGGATCGCCTCAGATCTGGAAGGTTGGCTGGCCAGCCAACGGTTTTATCCGGGGGCGATCGCGCGGCTGGAACAATTGCTCGCTAGCGAAGTAGAAATCTATATTGTCTCCACCAAGGAAGGTCGCTTTATTCACAAGCTCTCAAGTCAAGCGGGAATAGAGCTGCCGCGCGATCGCATTTTCGGCAAAGAGATCGGGCAACCCAAATACGAAACCCTGCGACAACTCTTGCAAGCCTCTGGAAACCTGCCAAGCTCTTGCCTCTGGTTTGTGGAAGATCGGCTCAAAGCCCTACGGTTGGTGCAACAGCAGCCAGATCTGCAGAACGTCGGTTTATTTTTGGCGACTTGGGGATACAACACCGAACGCGATCGACAAGCGATCGGAGGCGATCGCTTCATTCACCTCCTTAGCCTGAATTGCTTTCGTCAGAGCTTGTCCCATTGGCCGATCGAGCCGAACTGCAGTCAGCCCCACAAATCTTTGTAA
- the dnaN gene encoding DNA polymerase III subunit beta: MQLVCSQAELSQHIAFVSRAVSSRPNSPILANILLEADPAANTLALTAFDLSLGIRTQFEAQVLEGGRAALPARLLKDIVPRLPNADLTLSQPDLDAPATLSCLAGEYQIRGADPNEFPELPEIEGEIEELAVDDLLAGIGSTLFAAASDETKQVLTGVHVKSTAEGLEFAATDGHRLATIQVMGEADETEADENPVRGSDGLEFTIPARTLKELESVLSSQAIPTLKLQFDRSQVVVRLPDITITSRLLDGQYPNYAQLIPQQFERLATLDRRELISVLERIAVFAAEKNDILKFQFSMADQTVNIEAEAPDVGGGQESLPLQFSGEDLEIAFNVRYLLDALKVFNAAEVKLQMNGQTQPAVMEPLGAEKVKYLVMPVQIRP, encoded by the coding sequence ATGCAATTGGTTTGTTCTCAAGCAGAGCTCAGTCAGCACATTGCTTTTGTCAGTCGAGCGGTGAGCAGTCGCCCCAATTCGCCTATTTTGGCCAATATCTTGCTGGAAGCCGATCCTGCAGCAAACACGCTAGCCCTCACGGCGTTCGATCTAAGTTTAGGCATTCGTACTCAATTTGAAGCGCAAGTGCTGGAAGGAGGACGAGCGGCTTTGCCCGCTCGCTTACTCAAAGATATTGTGCCCCGTCTCCCCAATGCGGATTTGACCCTGTCCCAACCGGACCTCGATGCGCCAGCCACGCTCTCCTGCCTTGCGGGGGAATACCAGATCCGGGGAGCCGATCCGAACGAATTTCCTGAATTACCCGAGATCGAAGGGGAGATCGAGGAACTTGCAGTTGACGACCTCTTGGCCGGGATTGGCAGTACATTATTTGCTGCTGCGAGCGACGAGACTAAGCAGGTTTTGACTGGCGTTCATGTGAAGTCGACTGCGGAGGGATTAGAATTTGCCGCGACTGACGGCCACCGGTTAGCGACTATCCAGGTGATGGGAGAAGCGGATGAAACTGAAGCGGATGAAAATCCCGTTCGCGGATCTGACGGTCTAGAGTTTACGATTCCTGCCCGCACTCTCAAAGAATTAGAAAGCGTGCTGTCCAGCCAAGCAATTCCAACTCTCAAGCTGCAGTTCGATCGCTCGCAGGTGGTAGTGCGGCTGCCCGATATTACGATAACCAGCCGCTTGCTGGACGGCCAGTATCCCAATTATGCCCAACTCATTCCCCAGCAATTCGAACGCTTGGCAACCCTCGATCGCCGAGAACTGATCTCGGTGCTAGAGCGCATCGCTGTGTTTGCGGCGGAGAAGAACGATATTTTGAAGTTTCAGTTTTCGATGGCCGACCAAACAGTCAATATCGAAGCGGAAGCGCCAGATGTGGGAGGCGGACAAGAATCGCTGCCACTGCAGTTCTCGGGGGAAGATCTGGAGATTGCCTTCAATGTCAGATATCTGCTCGATGCCTTGAAGGTGTTTAATGCTGCCGAGGTCAAGCTACAGATGAACGGGCAGACTCAGCCCGCCGTTATGGAACCTTTAGGGGCTGAGAAGGTGAAGTATTTGGTTATGCCGGTGCAGATTCGACCCTAA
- the dnaA gene encoding chromosomal replication initiator protein DnaA, which produces MTLSAEQLWDQVLSHLQVQLSRPTFETWIKTARAESLTEHCLTIQTPNTFARNWLQKNYVTTIATVVEGIVGSPLEIAISVSSGESNGKGEPADLPSAPVAPPLPVLEAKPTTTRTRAVELNPKYTFSRFVVGSNNRMAHAAALAVAEMPGRAYNPLFLCGGVGLGKTHLMQAIGQYRLESDPNTKIFYVSTERFTNDLIDAIRRDSMQAFREHYRDVDILMVDDIQFIEGKEYTQEEFFHTFNTLHERGKQIVLCSDRSPHLIPRLQERLCSRFSMGLIAEIQSPDIETRMAILQKKAEYEGMHLPPEVIEYIASRYTNNIRELEGALIRAVAFVSISGLAMAVENIDPILNPPTKSREVTPNVVIETICEEYKLSEADLKGNSRKREISQARQVAMFLMRHYTDLSLPKIGEAFGGKDHTTVIYSCEKVAQMQKKDPQLARQIQQLGDRLRIAANTP; this is translated from the coding sequence GTGACTTTGTCTGCCGAACAGCTCTGGGACCAAGTTCTAAGCCACCTTCAGGTGCAGCTCAGTCGGCCGACATTCGAGACTTGGATTAAAACTGCTCGGGCAGAATCCCTCACCGAGCACTGTCTGACGATCCAAACCCCCAACACCTTTGCCCGCAATTGGCTGCAAAAGAATTACGTCACCACCATTGCCACCGTCGTCGAAGGCATTGTGGGCAGCCCCCTAGAAATTGCCATCTCAGTCTCCAGTGGAGAGAGCAACGGCAAGGGAGAACCCGCCGACCTGCCGAGTGCGCCAGTTGCTCCACCTTTGCCTGTCCTCGAAGCCAAACCCACCACCACTCGAACGCGCGCCGTCGAACTCAACCCCAAATACACCTTCTCCCGCTTTGTGGTGGGCTCGAATAACCGCATGGCCCATGCCGCCGCTCTAGCCGTGGCAGAGATGCCGGGCAGGGCCTACAATCCCTTATTTCTGTGCGGCGGCGTCGGGCTGGGCAAAACCCACCTCATGCAGGCAATCGGCCAATATCGCTTGGAGAGCGACCCCAACACCAAAATCTTCTACGTTTCCACCGAGCGCTTTACCAATGACTTAATCGACGCAATCCGCCGCGACAGTATGCAGGCGTTTCGGGAGCACTATCGCGATGTCGATATTCTAATGGTGGACGACATTCAATTCATTGAAGGCAAAGAATACACCCAAGAAGAGTTTTTCCATACCTTCAACACCCTGCACGAGCGCGGCAAGCAAATCGTCCTCTGCTCCGATCGCTCCCCTCACCTAATTCCCCGACTGCAAGAGAGGCTCTGTTCTCGGTTTTCGATGGGGTTGATTGCCGAAATCCAATCTCCCGATATCGAAACCCGCATGGCGATTCTGCAGAAGAAAGCGGAATATGAAGGCATGCACCTCCCGCCGGAGGTGATCGAATATATTGCTTCCCGCTATACCAACAACATTCGAGAATTGGAAGGGGCGCTGATTCGAGCCGTGGCCTTTGTGTCCATCTCTGGATTGGCAATGGCGGTGGAGAATATCGACCCCATTCTCAATCCCCCCACCAAGTCTCGCGAGGTCACCCCTAACGTCGTCATAGAGACGATCTGCGAGGAATACAAACTCTCAGAGGCCGATCTGAAGGGCAACTCCCGCAAGCGAGAAATCAGTCAAGCTCGCCAAGTCGCCATGTTCCTGATGCGCCACTACACCGATCTGAGCCTGCCTAAAATCGGCGAAGCTTTCGGGGGCAAGGACCATACCACAGTAATCTACAGCTGCGAAAAAGTAGCCCAAATGCAGAAAAAAGATCCTCAATTGGCACGCCAAATCCAGCAGTTAGGCGATCGCCTGCGCATTGCAGCCAATACCCCGTAG
- the rpmH gene encoding 50S ribosomal protein L34: protein MTKRTLGGTNRKRLRVSGFRARMRTPGGRRVIRRRRARGRARLGA from the coding sequence GTGACTAAGCGTACTTTAGGTGGGACGAACCGCAAGCGCCTTCGCGTTTCTGGGTTTCGTGCCCGTATGAGAACCCCCGGTGGCCGTCGCGTCATTCGCCGCCGCAGAGCCAGAGGTCGCGCTCGTTTGGGTGCGTAA
- the rnpA gene encoding ribonuclease P protein component, with translation MLPRSHRLRYRPAFDTIYRRGRCYRGQLLTLRAWQVRSRHSRSRSSSQYAELPTSARPTQWAVVVSKKVSKRAVDRNRIKRRIRAQIQQFLPLVSPDWLAIVTANRARSSERAAPILTCPIAQLQAELQQLLLQAGLLLAAPDSTDSAVSTVGNSVENSRKPFAVGDCEPPMVGEGAIAP, from the coding sequence GTGCTGCCGCGATCGCACCGGCTGCGCTATCGACCGGCATTCGATACGATCTATCGTCGCGGGCGTTGCTATCGCGGCCAACTTTTGACATTGCGAGCGTGGCAAGTACGATCGCGCCATTCCCGCAGTCGCTCCAGTTCTCAGTATGCCGAGCTGCCAACTTCGGCGCGTCCCACTCAATGGGCGGTAGTGGTCAGTAAAAAAGTCAGTAAAAGAGCAGTCGATCGCAATCGCATCAAACGGCGTATCCGCGCTCAAATTCAGCAGTTTCTGCCGCTGGTGTCGCCAGACTGGCTGGCGATCGTGACGGCCAATCGAGCGCGGAGTTCAGAACGAGCAGCACCAATTTTGACCTGCCCGATCGCCCAACTCCAGGCAGAGCTCCAGCAGCTCTTGCTGCAAGCGGGCTTGCTGCTCGCAGCTCCCGACTCGACCGATAGCGCAGTTTCCACAGTTGGGAATTCTGTGGAAAACTCCAGAAAGCCTTTTGCTGTGGGGGACTGCGAGCCGCCGATGGTGGGGGAGGGGGCGATCGCCCCATAA